A portion of the Blastochloris tepida genome contains these proteins:
- a CDS encoding L,D-transpeptidase family protein, which yields MNRQLQHRFATAALVAGLALSVAGCITNEAATRLPSRASAPLKPETLALLEEKGMSKSSPIVVRLFKQESELEVWKPTREGRYELFKTYPICRWSGELGPKIKEGDRQAPEGFYTIVPGLMNPNSSYYLAFNTGFPNAFDRAHGRSGGDVMVHGDCSSRGCFAMTDEQIAEIYALGRESFAGGQRSFQVQAYPFRMTAENLAKHRNNPHMAFWRMLKEGNDQFLVSRQALKVDVCEKKYVFNANPTAGGRFDPTGPCPAFEVPSEIAAAAAKKRAADDAKVAALLADGVTPAPVKTGTDGGMHPVFLAAVKGVGDPSLGDIIRSEPFSRLPGTVPAHAVPPREPTVAAAPAPAKATADKSTAAKPAQKPATAVASASSSSSSSSSSGNWFTRLFSSREDKPDPEITASTPASPAPSRTASASASTPQPPARPAAVPQTATPAQAAKPAPSGTGAYALASTPRERPGTIPAAPAQTQAAAPTAAKPSTSVSAYTAPMPAPGSLIGGAAPVLETGGFSR from the coding sequence TTGAACCGTCAGCTCCAGCACCGTTTCGCCACCGCCGCGCTTGTCGCCGGCCTCGCGCTCTCCGTCGCCGGCTGCATCACAAACGAGGCTGCGACCAGGCTGCCGTCGCGCGCCAGCGCCCCGCTCAAGCCGGAGACATTGGCCCTGCTCGAAGAGAAGGGCATGTCGAAATCCAGCCCCATCGTCGTGCGCCTGTTCAAGCAGGAAAGCGAACTGGAGGTCTGGAAGCCGACCCGCGAGGGCCGCTACGAGCTGTTCAAGACCTACCCGATCTGCCGCTGGTCCGGTGAGCTCGGTCCCAAGATCAAGGAAGGGGACCGGCAGGCGCCCGAGGGCTTCTACACCATCGTGCCCGGGCTGATGAACCCGAACTCCAGCTATTACCTTGCCTTCAACACCGGCTTTCCCAACGCCTTCGACCGCGCCCACGGCCGCTCGGGCGGCGACGTGATGGTGCACGGCGACTGCTCGTCGCGCGGCTGCTTCGCCATGACCGACGAGCAGATCGCCGAGATCTATGCGCTGGGGCGCGAGAGCTTCGCCGGCGGCCAGCGCTCGTTCCAGGTCCAGGCCTATCCGTTCCGCATGACGGCGGAGAACCTCGCCAAGCACCGCAACAACCCGCACATGGCGTTCTGGCGGATGCTGAAGGAGGGCAACGACCAGTTCCTGGTGTCGCGTCAGGCGCTCAAGGTCGATGTCTGCGAGAAGAAGTACGTGTTCAACGCCAATCCGACAGCGGGTGGCCGGTTCGATCCTACCGGTCCGTGCCCGGCGTTCGAGGTGCCGAGCGAGATTGCCGCTGCGGCGGCGAAGAAGCGCGCCGCCGACGATGCCAAGGTCGCCGCTCTGCTGGCCGACGGCGTGACGCCGGCCCCGGTCAAGACCGGCACCGATGGCGGCATGCATCCGGTGTTCCTGGCGGCGGTGAAGGGCGTCGGCGATCCGTCGCTCGGCGACATCATCCGCAGCGAGCCGTTCAGCCGCCTGCCCGGCACCGTGCCGGCCCACGCCGTGCCGCCGCGCGAGCCGACCGTGGCCGCAGCCCCGGCGCCCGCCAAGGCGACTGCCGACAAGTCCACCGCTGCCAAGCCGGCCCAGAAACCGGCCACTGCGGTCGCCAGCGCCTCCTCGTCTTCCTCGTCTTCCTCATCGTCGGGCAACTGGTTCACCCGGCTGTTCTCCAGCCGCGAGGACAAGCCGGACCCGGAGATCACGGCCTCGACGCCGGCCAGCCCCGCGCCGTCGCGCACGGCTTCGGCTTCGGCCTCGACGCCGCAGCCGCCGGCCCGCCCGGCCGCCGTGCCGCAGACCGCGACGCCGGCCCAGGCGGCCAAGCCCGCGCCGTCCGGCACGGGAGCCTATGCGCTGGCCTCGACGCCGCGCGAGCGCCCCGGCACCATTCCGGCGGCTCCGGCGCAGACCCAGGCCGCTGCCCCGACAGCCGCGAAGCCGTCGACCTCGGTGTCGGCCTATACCGCGCCGATGCCGGCACCCGGCAGCCTGATCGGTGGTGCCGCGCCGGTGCTGGAAACCGGCGGGTTCTCGCGCTGA
- the grxC gene encoding glutaredoxin 3, producing MQPVVIYSKSSCPYCHAAKDLLRRKGAAFTEIDITGDAAARAEMLARSGGAATVPQIFIGTTHVGGCDDLYELEQTGRLDPLLAG from the coding sequence ATGCAGCCTGTCGTCATCTATTCGAAATCATCCTGCCCCTACTGCCACGCCGCCAAGGACCTGCTGCGCCGCAAGGGTGCCGCCTTCACCGAGATCGACATCACCGGCGATGCCGCGGCCCGCGCCGAGATGCTGGCGCGCTCGGGCGGTGCTGCGACCGTGCCGCAGATCTTCATCGGCACCACCCATGTCGGCGGCTGCGACGACCTCTATGAGCTGGAGCAGACCGGCCGGCTGGACCCGCTGCTGGCGGGATAG
- a CDS encoding ComF family protein, producing MAARGARAAASALRLVRDMALPPTCIACRAPVADDGGLCPACWSRLTFISRPFCERLGTPFPADLGPGLLSPAAIAEPPAYDRARAVAHYDEVARRLVHALKFGDRTDLARPLGRMMAQAGAELLADADALVPVPLHWTRLWQRRFNQSAALADAVGRIAGRPVRNDLLVRRRRTGHQIGLSRAERARNVQGAFAVPALATGEVRGRRLVLVDDVLTTGATLEACARALSRAGAARVDALVFARVVDSGAAV from the coding sequence ATGGCGGCGCGCGGCGCGCGGGCCGCGGCGTCGGCGCTGCGGCTGGTGCGCGACATGGCGCTGCCGCCAACCTGCATCGCCTGCCGCGCTCCGGTGGCCGACGATGGCGGGCTGTGCCCGGCCTGCTGGTCGCGCCTGACATTCATCAGCCGGCCGTTCTGCGAGCGGCTCGGCACGCCGTTTCCCGCCGATCTCGGCCCCGGTCTGCTGTCGCCGGCAGCGATCGCCGAGCCGCCCGCCTATGACCGGGCGCGGGCGGTGGCGCACTATGACGAGGTCGCCCGCCGGCTGGTCCACGCCCTGAAATTCGGCGACCGCACCGACCTCGCCCGGCCGCTCGGCCGGATGATGGCCCAGGCCGGCGCCGAGCTCCTGGCCGATGCCGACGCGCTGGTGCCGGTGCCGCTGCACTGGACGCGGCTGTGGCAGCGCCGCTTCAACCAGTCGGCGGCGCTGGCCGACGCGGTGGGGCGCATCGCCGGACGGCCGGTGCGCAACGACCTCCTGGTCCGCCGCCGCCGCACCGGCCACCAGATCGGCCTCAGCCGGGCCGAGCGGGCGCGCAACGTCCAGGGCGCGTTTGCCGTGCCGGCGCTGGCGACCGGCGAGGTGCGGGGTCGGCGCCTCGTGCTGGTCGATGACGTGCTGACCACCGGCGCCACGCTGGAAGCCTGCGCGCGGGCGCTGTCGCGGGCCGGGGCGGCGCGCGTCGACGCCCTGGTCTTCGCCCGGGTTGTGGATTCCGGCGCGGCCGTCTAA
- a CDS encoding methyltransferase domain-containing protein: MAAPLLFDRAALRRRRARALAMGPADFLLDMAAEDLADRLAAVARHFSVAADIGTPSEAAVRALRARGQVEALSHIDLLAGGDGLPDGDPLPFAPASLDLAVSVLALQFVNDLPGLLVQVRRALKPDGLFLAALVGGDSLSELRQAFMAAEAETAGGASPRVAPFAGVREMGALLQRAGFALPVADVDRLTVRYADPLALMAELRRMGAANPLAERRRAPLRRETLARAVEIYAERFADPDGRVRATFDIVWISGWAPHESQQQPLKPGSARMRLADALAQGRETKPGPG; encoded by the coding sequence ATGGCCGCCCCCCTCCTGTTCGACCGCGCCGCTCTCCGCCGCCGCCGCGCCCGCGCCCTGGCGATGGGGCCGGCCGACTTCCTGCTCGACATGGCGGCCGAGGATCTGGCCGACCGGCTGGCGGCGGTGGCGCGGCACTTTTCGGTGGCTGCCGACATTGGCACGCCGAGCGAGGCGGCGGTGCGGGCGCTCAGGGCGCGCGGGCAAGTCGAGGCGCTGTCGCATATCGACCTCCTGGCCGGCGGCGACGGCCTGCCGGACGGCGATCCGCTGCCGTTCGCGCCGGCCTCGCTCGACCTCGCGGTTTCGGTGCTGGCGCTGCAGTTCGTCAACGACCTGCCCGGCCTGCTGGTGCAGGTGCGGCGGGCGCTGAAGCCGGACGGCCTGTTCCTGGCGGCGCTGGTCGGCGGCGACAGCCTGTCCGAGCTTCGCCAGGCCTTCATGGCGGCGGAGGCGGAAACGGCCGGCGGCGCCTCGCCGCGGGTGGCGCCGTTCGCCGGGGTGCGCGAGATGGGAGCGCTGCTGCAGCGGGCGGGGTTCGCGCTGCCGGTCGCCGATGTCGACCGCCTCACGGTGCGCTACGCCGATCCGCTGGCGCTGATGGCCGAGCTGCGGCGCATGGGCGCCGCCAATCCGCTGGCCGAGCGCCGCCGGGCGCCGCTGCGGCGGGAGACGCTGGCGCGAGCGGTGGAAATCTATGCCGAGCGCTTCGCCGATCCCGACGGGCGCGTGCGCGCAACCTTCGACATCGTGTGGATCTCGGGCTGGGCGCCGCACGAGAGCCAGCAGCAGCCGCTCAAGCCCGGCTCGGCCCGGATGCGGCTGGCCGATGCCCTGGCCCAGGGCCGCGAGACGAAACCCGGACCCGGCTGA
- a CDS encoding GNAT family N-acetyltransferase — translation MTDDQITVRKLEPAEWRAAFPVMAALRTHLTAEEFLERVERQAYSGYQLVGAFADGRLLGVLGMRPVHTLARGPHLHVDDLVVADEERRADVGRLLMDHVEQDAQARGMGAVFLDARAEAVPFYKALGFNLHHAPSMRKLL, via the coding sequence GTGACCGACGATCAGATCACGGTCCGCAAGCTGGAGCCGGCGGAGTGGCGTGCAGCGTTTCCGGTGATGGCGGCGTTGCGCACCCACCTGACGGCCGAGGAGTTTCTCGAACGCGTCGAGCGGCAGGCCTATTCGGGCTACCAGCTCGTCGGCGCGTTCGCCGACGGGCGTCTGCTCGGCGTGCTGGGGATGCGGCCGGTGCACACGCTGGCGCGCGGCCCCCACCTTCATGTCGACGACCTCGTCGTCGCCGACGAGGAGCGCCGCGCCGATGTCGGCCGCCTGCTGATGGATCATGTCGAGCAGGACGCGCAGGCCCGCGGCATGGGCGCGGTGTTCCTCGACGCCCGGGCCGAGGCGGTGCCGTTCTACAAGGCGCTGGGCTTCAACCTCCACCACGCCCCCTCAATGCGCAAGCTGCTGTGA
- a CDS encoding Flp family type IVb pilin, whose translation MRRLLEVIATADRLRRDEGAATAIEYTMIAGFLSIMIAGPAYLIGQGILINYFEKIVAAFPH comes from the coding sequence ATGCGCCGGCTCCTTGAGGTGATCGCCACCGCGGACCGCCTGCGACGGGACGAAGGCGCCGCGACCGCGATCGAATACACCATGATCGCCGGATTCCTCTCCATCATGATCGCCGGTCCGGCCTACCTCATCGGCCAGGGGATCCTGATCAATTATTTTGAGAAGATCGTAGCGGCATTTCCCCACTGA
- a CDS encoding (deoxy)nucleoside triphosphate pyrophosphohydrolase, with amino-acid sequence MASETVRVPLVLVAAVALVDADGRVLLAERPAGKAMAGLWEFPGGKVEAGERPEATLVRELREELAIDVKEACLAPLTFASHDYGDFHLLMPLYVCRRWDGRPTACEGQKLAWVRPNRLRDYPMPPADVPLVPMLIDLL; translated from the coding sequence GTGGCTTCCGAAACTGTGCGCGTGCCCCTCGTGCTGGTGGCAGCCGTCGCCCTCGTCGATGCCGACGGGCGGGTGCTGCTGGCGGAGCGGCCGGCGGGAAAAGCGATGGCCGGTCTTTGGGAATTCCCGGGCGGAAAGGTCGAGGCCGGCGAGCGGCCGGAGGCGACGCTGGTGCGCGAGCTGCGCGAGGAACTGGCGATCGATGTCAAGGAAGCCTGCCTCGCGCCGCTGACCTTCGCCAGCCACGACTATGGCGACTTCCACCTGCTGATGCCGCTCTATGTCTGCCGCCGCTGGGACGGCCGGCCGACCGCCTGCGAAGGCCAGAAGCTCGCCTGGGTGCGGCCGAACCGGCTGCGCGACTATCCGATGCCGCCGGCCGACGTGCCACTGGTCCCGATGCTCATCGACCTGTTGTGA
- the argJ gene encoding bifunctional glutamate N-acetyltransferase/amino-acid acetyltransferase ArgJ codes for MSQTVSPLAPKTFPDLPPVAGVRFATAEAGIRYRNRTDVLLMLFERGTTVAGVFTRSKCPSAPVEWCEAKLAAGRARALVVNSGNANAFTGKAGRAAVKRTAELAAEAAGCKPREVFLASTGVIGEPLDASKFEGVLTDCAARAADGPWLDAAKAIMTTDTFPKVATRTVDLGGVPVTLVGIAKGAGMIAPDMATMLSFVVTDAPIAAPVLQGLLDRGVIDTFNALTIDGDTSTSDTLLMFATGAAAARGAPVIEESRDKRLAEFRAALFDLMGDLARQVARDGEGARKFVTINVTGATSKRSARRIAMSIANSPLVKTAIAGEDANWGRVVMAVGKAGEPAERDRLAIWFGDIRVAFRGARDPDYDEAAASAYMRRDEIELKVDLALGEASDTVWTCDLTKEYVAINGDYRS; via the coding sequence ATGTCCCAAACCGTCTCCCCCCTTGCTCCCAAGACGTTTCCCGACCTGCCGCCGGTCGCGGGCGTTCGCTTCGCCACCGCCGAAGCCGGCATCCGCTATCGCAACCGCACCGACGTGCTGCTGATGCTGTTCGAGCGCGGCACCACGGTCGCGGGCGTGTTCACGCGCTCGAAGTGCCCGTCGGCGCCGGTCGAATGGTGCGAGGCCAAGCTCGCCGCCGGCAGGGCGCGCGCCCTCGTCGTCAATTCCGGCAATGCCAACGCCTTCACCGGCAAGGCCGGGCGGGCCGCCGTCAAGCGCACCGCCGAGCTTGCCGCCGAAGCCGCCGGCTGCAAGCCGCGCGAGGTGTTCCTGGCCTCGACCGGGGTGATCGGCGAGCCGCTCGACGCCTCGAAGTTCGAGGGCGTGCTGACCGACTGCGCCGCGCGCGCCGCCGACGGGCCGTGGCTCGATGCCGCCAAGGCCATCATGACCACCGACACCTTCCCCAAGGTGGCGACGCGCACCGTCGATCTCGGCGGCGTGCCGGTGACGCTGGTCGGCATCGCCAAGGGCGCCGGCATGATTGCGCCCGACATGGCGACGATGCTGTCCTTCGTGGTGACCGACGCGCCGATCGCGGCACCCGTGCTGCAGGGCCTGCTCGACCGCGGGGTGATCGACACCTTCAACGCCCTCACCATCGACGGCGACACCTCGACCTCCGACACGCTGCTGATGTTCGCCACCGGGGCTGCGGCGGCGCGCGGCGCGCCGGTGATCGAGGAATCCCGCGACAAGCGGCTGGCCGAGTTCCGCGCTGCGCTGTTCGACCTGATGGGCGACCTCGCCCGGCAGGTGGCGCGCGACGGCGAGGGTGCGCGCAAGTTCGTCACCATCAACGTCACCGGCGCCACCTCCAAGCGCTCGGCGCGGCGCATCGCCATGTCGATCGCCAATTCGCCGCTGGTGAAGACGGCGATCGCCGGCGAGGACGCCAATTGGGGCCGGGTGGTGATGGCAGTGGGCAAGGCCGGCGAGCCGGCCGAGCGCGACCGGCTGGCGATCTGGTTCGGCGACATCCGCGTCGCCTTCCGGGGCGCGCGCGATCCCGATTACGACGAGGCCGCGGCATCCGCCTACATGCGCCGCGACGAGATCGAGCTGAAGGTCGATCTCGCGCTGGGCGAGGCGTCCGACACGGTGTGGACCTGCGACCTGACCAAGGAGTATGTGGCGATCAATGGCGATTACAGGTCGTAA
- a CDS encoding peptidylprolyl isomerase has protein sequence MIDNSARRTALLPARLVLAAALMAAAFGAPRAALADAVVAKVDGTEIFESDLNLIDEAIGANLPAATPEQRREALVNYAADIVLLAKAAEAQKLQDTPDFKKKMAHARQRVLMEALMEKTAKDALAQADLQKIYDETTKTLAKDQEVRARHILVETEDKAKELVKQARGGADFADLAKKNSKDAGSADGGDLGYFTKDQMVPEFAVVAFKTAKGEIADPVKTQFGWHVIKIEDIRPRQPPKFEEVKSQIEQFVEHKAQSDLVLKLREAAKIERIGAPAPAPAPADKK, from the coding sequence ATGATCGATAATTCCGCCCGTCGAACCGCTTTGCTGCCGGCCCGCTTGGTCTTGGCCGCCGCCTTGATGGCTGCCGCCTTCGGGGCGCCGCGCGCGGCCTTGGCCGATGCCGTCGTCGCCAAGGTCGATGGCACCGAGATTTTCGAAAGCGACCTGAATTTGATCGACGAGGCCATCGGCGCCAACCTGCCGGCGGCGACGCCCGAGCAGCGCCGCGAGGCGCTCGTCAACTATGCCGCCGACATCGTCCTGCTGGCCAAGGCGGCCGAGGCCCAGAAGCTGCAGGACACGCCCGATTTCAAGAAGAAGATGGCCCACGCCCGCCAGCGCGTCCTGATGGAAGCGCTGATGGAAAAGACCGCCAAGGATGCGCTGGCCCAGGCCGACCTGCAGAAGATCTACGACGAGACCACCAAGACGCTCGCCAAGGACCAGGAAGTGCGCGCCCGCCACATCCTGGTCGAAACCGAGGACAAGGCCAAGGAACTGGTGAAGCAGGCCCGCGGCGGCGCCGACTTCGCCGATCTGGCCAAGAAGAACTCGAAGGATGCCGGCTCGGCCGATGGCGGCGACCTCGGCTATTTCACCAAGGACCAGATGGTGCCCGAATTCGCCGTGGTCGCCTTCAAGACCGCCAAGGGCGAGATCGCCGATCCGGTCAAGACCCAGTTCGGCTGGCATGTCATCAAGATCGAGGACATCCGTCCGCGCCAGCCGCCGAAGTTCGAGGAGGTCAAGAGCCAGATCGAGCAGTTCGTCGAGCACAAGGCGCAGAGCGATCTGGTGCTGAAGCTGCGCGAGGCTGCCAAGATCGAGCGCATCGGCGCCCCCGCCCCGGCGCCCGCCCCCGCCGACAAGAAGTGA